DNA sequence from the Leptolyngbya sp. SIO1E4 genome:
GCGATCGCGCCTCTATCGGCTCTTGTTTGTCGAGGGCATCGAGCGTAATTCGTTTAACTTGCGATCGATCCATCCCTTTAGGGGCCGTTGGCATCACATCTCGACTTGCCTCAACGAAGAATCGCTTTTTCATCAAAAAATTTGCCCATTGCAACACCTCTAACTCCGGGTTATATCGATCAATTTTCTCGCATAAATATAGAAACAATCGCTGCTGAGCCTCGGCATAAATGTCTTCATAAAATCCATGAAACTGACCTTGATAGGGGCGCACCAACTGCTTAGATCGACAAATCGTGCCAACCAATTGAGCCAAGGCTTGCTGCCGCCGGGGAGTTCTCGGGGGATGCTGTTGAGCTGCCACAGCCAGTTGCTTGAGCTGTTCGTCTAAGGTCATTACTTAATCAAACTAACTCAGTGATGTTAGACGTCAGAGTCACTGGCTTCCAAGCGGGTAACCCTGCTGTTTAGAACCAGGTTTCCTAAAGACATCTCGCTAATCAAGGGCCCGAATTCTGTCACCGCCCCAAAAGTTTACAAAAGTACATAAAGTAAGACTGCGTCTACGACTCATTAACTCTTTGCAAAGCCGTCGTCTATCTTTGCTGCAGCTTCAGATGTTATGTGTTTATACGGAATAGAATAATAGCAACCCACGGCTAAGGCTGTCTAAAGTCCCCAACTTTACTTTTCAGATATCTTTAGGACTCAGGTTGCCAATGCTCTCGAGCCGTTCGAGTCTCTTGCATCATACCAACGGCTTTTGATTGCTTCGAGGTGAGCATTGCTACCAAAGGTACCCACTCTATTTGATTGTTAAGCAATCTATATAATGCCATGAATGTATCTTCACGGTATCGATCGGCCTGCTTATATGTCGGGTCTGCTGTCGCGGCCACGTTTGCGATCGCAGCACCCGCTCAAGCCGCAGCGTTTTCATCAGTATCCGGCAATTTTCAAATTGATTTTCTATCCTCTCCTCTAGAGATTGGTACTTTCACCGATACAGACAGCAATGCTGTATCGGGTGGAGGCTTGATAGAGGTGAGTGGCGATGCTGATGCTGACTTCGAGGTTCTATCAACGGGGGGTGTTCTTGAAGCCTCTGTCTTCAGTTCTGCTGAGGGGAGTGATGGAGCATTCTTTGGGTTTTCTGAAAGCCTGGCCCTCAGTGATGGGCTCTTTAGTTTTGAGGCAGATGAAACCTTTTCCTTTACCTTCTCGGGTTCATTAGAACTCAACACGGAAATTGATGATGCCGAGCAAGAATCGGCATTTGCCTCAGGTGAATTTGGCCTGTTTTTGCTTAACGAGTCTGACCCCAATGCAGAGCAGGAATTTCTACAAATTTTCACTTTCCTCGAAACGCTAGGCAGCGAGGAAGAGCCCTTGATTGCAAGTCAAGGTAATTTTGACATCACTTCCTTAGACATCACGCAAGCGTTGGGTGGGCTTGAAGAGTTTACCCGAATTGACTTCGCAGGAACCTATAGTCAGACCTTTGACAGCCCCACTGATATACGATTGCTAGAGGCCAGCCTCTTTTCGGCAGTTGATGTTGTGGCTGATGCGACAGAAGTGCCTGCTCCAGGTGTTCTATGGGGGGTGATTAGCGTCTGCGGATATGGGCTTCTACGTCGGTTGCGTAAGCTGATGGCTTAAGGTTTAAAGTATGGACGGGATCTTCAGAAATTTT
Encoded proteins:
- a CDS encoding sigma-70 family RNA polymerase sigma factor → MTLDEQLKQLAVAAQQHPPRTPRRQQALAQLVGTICRSKQLVRPYQGQFHGFYEDIYAEAQQRLFLYLCEKIDRYNPELEVLQWANFLMKKRFFVEASRDVMPTAPKGMDRSQVKRITLDALDKQEPIEARSHATISLSEAVIQCIQDDRDGLFKGTHILQKPEANFQYLALRFLGGYSWKEISAEVDVKVVTLSSFYQRCLIKFAPILKEYVSV